The genome window ACTAGAATGAAGGCAGGGACTTCTCAGAAGATGGTTCTTAATATGATTAGTACAGTTACTATGGTTAAATTAGGAAAAACTTACAAAAATTATATGGTTGATGTTAAAATCATGAACAAAAAGCTTGAAGAAAGGGCAACAAGAATAATATCTGAAATAACAGGATTGGATACAAGTAGAAGTAAAGAATATTTAATTAAAGCTGATATGAAACCAAAATTGGCAATATTAATGATCTTATCGGGGAAAGAAAAGGAAGCATGTACTTTTGCCCTTTCAAAAAGCGAGATATTAAATGAAGCTTTAAAATTACTAAAGAATTAATTTTTTAATTAAAGATCAGGAATGATTTGTGGTTCGATTAAGAGAGCAATTTGATGAGAACTTAACTATAAAAAGGGTGGAAGTGTAAAGAGGTGAAAAAATGGCGGATATGCTTGTAAAACTTTATGATTTTGATTATGATGAATCACTATTTCAACATTTGGAAAATTCTCAAATAACTGTCAGAAGAACGAAGGCACCTGAAAAGTTCATTGTTTTAAATTGGGTAAAAAATAAGTTTGGCAATCACTGGGCTAGTGAATGTGATGTTTCTTTTTCAAACAACCCTATAAGCTGTTTCATAGCAGTAGATGAATCAAAAAATAAAATTATTGGTTTTTCTTGCTATGATGCAACTTGTAAAGA of Petrotoga sp. 9PW.55.5.1 contains these proteins:
- a CDS encoding GNAT family N-acetyltransferase, with translation MADMLVKLYDFDYDESLFQHLENSQITVRRTKAPEKFIVLNWVKNKFGNHWASECDVSFSNNPISCFIAVDESKNKIIGFSCYDATCKDFFGPMGVDDNYRGKNIGKALLLKALKSMEEVGYAYAIIGGVGPAKFYEKVAKAIIIEDSEPGIYKGLLK